The Pseudomonas sp. FP2309 genome has a window encoding:
- the moaB gene encoding molybdenum cofactor biosynthesis protein B codes for MAHLTRREFVSLNIAVLTISDTRTYDTDTSGQTLVDRVQDAGHWLIDRGIVMDDIYQIRARASQWIADPRVQVVLMTGGTGFTPRDNTPQAVLPLLDKQVDGFGELFRQVSLVEIGMSTLQSRALAGISNGVLVCCMPGSPGACRTAWDQILLSQLDSRTGPCNFVPHLKPQLDQTLSACEARP; via the coding sequence ATGGCCCATCTGACCCGACGCGAGTTTGTCTCGCTGAACATCGCGGTGCTGACCATCAGCGACACCCGCACCTACGACACCGACACCTCAGGACAAACCCTGGTGGACCGCGTGCAAGACGCCGGACACTGGCTGATCGACCGCGGCATCGTGATGGACGACATCTACCAGATCCGCGCACGCGCCTCGCAGTGGATCGCCGACCCCCGCGTGCAGGTGGTATTGATGACCGGCGGCACCGGGTTCACCCCGCGCGACAACACTCCGCAAGCCGTGCTGCCGTTGCTGGACAAGCAGGTGGACGGCTTTGGCGAGCTGTTCCGCCAGGTGTCCCTGGTCGAAATCGGCATGTCGACCTTGCAGTCGCGTGCGCTGGCCGGCATCAGCAACGGCGTGCTGGTGTGCTGCATGCCAGGCTCGCCGGGAGCCTGTCGCACCGCCTGGGACCAGATCCTGCTCAGCCAGTTGGACAGCCGCACCGGCCCTTGCAACTTCGTGCCGCACCTCAAGCCCCAGCTGGATCAAACACTCAGCGCCTGCGAGGCACGCCCATGA